The following are encoded in a window of Roseimaritima ulvae genomic DNA:
- a CDS encoding sulfatase-like hydrolase/transferase, whose translation MFRPFVLVSGFVWALLSCLAQADDPASPPVAPANGSSPNVLFIAMDDLNDWIGCLGGHPQTITPNLDRLAASGVLFRNAHCPAPACNPCRSAIFTGRAPHRSGMYDNRQKMREVMPDDIIIPQYFRNHGYRAAGSGKMLHYFIDAPSWDEYFPKAASENPLPQTFYPTKRPVNLPRGGPWQYVETDWAALDVTDEEFGGDWSVSKWVGDQLGREHDQPFFLACGIYRPHEPWFVPKKYYEPFPLDSIQLPPGYKENDLDDVPAMGVRAARNRYFAHIQEQDQWKQGVQGYLASIHFADAMLGRVLDALESGPNADNTIVVLWSDHGWQLGEKEHWQKYTPWRAVTRVPLMVRVPPSSSAALPSGTHAGTVCDAPVNLLSLYPTLLDLCELPAKSDNDGVSLLPLLGSATGDRATPVSEEVWPHRSVTYLARPGSYAVSGRKHRYIHYADGSEELYDIVADPYEWTNLAGEESSANILADFRGTSPTEFAPRVEPSVQSLAKLSWHPLAEDSAPPSKPDGNPFPVFFTNMQRATVELFWMDSDGKPKSYGTIKPGARKTQSTRPGAVWMVQDASDNKPLGYFRIGDRTAQAVIPAAKPNVVVILTDDHGWADLGCQDIVDDIRTPHIDALAARGVRCTSAYVTAPQCSPSRVGLITGRHQQRFGIDTNPDMPMPTSAVTIAERLRPLGYRTGLVGKWHLQPNPTCRDWVQRELPGQAKLPPRQVKIPWDKMRPYSPAAQGFDEYYWGPLRNYRANFDLQTHELLPQMKQVANSDFRIDVQTEAAVSFIDRNHDQPFYLQLNYYGPHTPLQATQKYLDRFPGEMPKRRRYALAMISAIDDGVGRVVQRLKQHGQLDNTLIVMTSDNGAPLKMTKPDTPIGRDPGGWDGSLNDPWVGEKGMLSEGGLRVPMIWSLPSQLPSGRSYDWPVSTLDIAPSVLQLAGGDLQQAAEELDGLNIFPRLNSIQIPSTRTLYFRFWDQAAIRRGKWKYIYVGAGQRYLFDLESDQHEHQNLIDKHPELAASLHQALQEWSDDLTPAGLPTGEHQREQKWYRFYFE comes from the coding sequence ATGTTTCGACCATTTGTCCTCGTGAGCGGATTCGTTTGGGCTCTACTGAGCTGTTTGGCCCAGGCCGATGATCCGGCTTCGCCCCCCGTGGCGCCGGCGAATGGCTCTTCCCCCAACGTGCTGTTCATCGCCATGGATGATCTGAACGATTGGATCGGCTGTCTGGGAGGCCACCCGCAAACGATTACGCCGAATCTTGACCGACTGGCTGCCAGCGGAGTGCTGTTCCGCAACGCCCACTGCCCCGCTCCGGCTTGCAATCCCTGCCGATCGGCGATCTTTACCGGACGCGCGCCGCATCGCAGCGGGATGTACGACAATCGTCAAAAAATGCGCGAGGTGATGCCCGACGACATCATCATTCCGCAGTACTTCCGTAATCACGGGTACCGCGCGGCCGGTTCGGGCAAGATGCTGCACTACTTCATCGACGCGCCGTCCTGGGACGAATACTTCCCCAAGGCCGCTTCCGAAAACCCTTTGCCCCAGACGTTTTACCCCACCAAGCGACCGGTTAATTTGCCGCGTGGTGGTCCCTGGCAGTACGTCGAAACCGATTGGGCGGCGTTGGATGTGACGGACGAAGAGTTCGGTGGCGATTGGTCGGTCAGTAAGTGGGTCGGCGATCAGTTGGGCCGCGAACATGATCAACCGTTCTTTCTAGCCTGCGGTATCTATCGCCCGCACGAACCCTGGTTTGTTCCCAAGAAATATTACGAGCCGTTTCCGCTGGACAGCATTCAATTGCCGCCCGGTTACAAAGAAAACGATCTGGATGACGTGCCTGCGATGGGCGTGCGAGCGGCGCGGAATCGCTACTTCGCTCACATCCAAGAACAAGATCAATGGAAGCAGGGCGTGCAGGGTTACCTGGCGTCGATCCATTTCGCCGACGCCATGCTGGGCCGCGTCTTGGACGCTCTGGAATCGGGACCCAATGCGGACAATACCATCGTCGTGTTGTGGTCCGACCATGGTTGGCAGCTGGGCGAGAAGGAGCACTGGCAGAAGTACACGCCTTGGCGAGCCGTGACGCGGGTGCCGTTGATGGTTCGCGTGCCACCGTCGAGCAGCGCCGCGCTGCCGAGCGGAACTCACGCGGGCACGGTTTGTGATGCTCCGGTGAACCTATTGAGCCTTTATCCCACGTTGCTGGATCTGTGTGAGCTGCCCGCCAAATCGGACAATGACGGCGTCAGTCTATTGCCGCTGCTGGGCTCTGCGACGGGCGACAGAGCAACGCCGGTCAGCGAAGAAGTTTGGCCTCATCGTTCGGTGACGTATCTGGCACGGCCGGGCAGCTATGCCGTCAGCGGTCGGAAGCATCGTTACATCCACTATGCCGATGGCAGCGAAGAGTTGTACGACATCGTAGCCGACCCGTACGAATGGACGAATCTGGCCGGCGAGGAATCATCGGCAAACATCCTCGCCGATTTCCGCGGCACCTCACCGACCGAGTTTGCACCGCGAGTGGAGCCGTCGGTCCAGTCGCTGGCAAAGCTTTCGTGGCATCCCCTGGCCGAAGACAGCGCTCCGCCTTCCAAGCCGGATGGCAATCCCTTTCCCGTTTTCTTTACCAACATGCAGCGTGCGACGGTCGAACTGTTCTGGATGGATTCCGACGGCAAGCCCAAGTCTTACGGCACGATCAAACCGGGCGCCCGCAAGACACAGTCGACGCGTCCCGGCGCGGTGTGGATGGTTCAGGATGCGAGCGACAACAAGCCGCTGGGGTATTTCCGCATCGGCGACCGCACGGCGCAAGCGGTGATTCCGGCGGCCAAGCCGAACGTAGTGGTGATTCTGACCGACGATCACGGTTGGGCCGATCTGGGCTGCCAGGACATCGTCGATGATATTCGCACGCCGCATATCGACGCCTTGGCCGCTCGAGGAGTGCGTTGTACGTCGGCTTATGTGACCGCGCCGCAGTGCAGTCCGTCACGCGTGGGGTTGATCACCGGACGGCATCAGCAACGCTTTGGAATCGACACCAATCCCGATATGCCAATGCCCACTAGCGCGGTGACGATCGCCGAGCGGTTGAGGCCTTTGGGGTATCGAACCGGTTTGGTTGGCAAGTGGCATTTGCAACCCAATCCCACTTGTCGCGACTGGGTTCAGCGGGAACTTCCCGGACAGGCCAAGCTGCCGCCCCGACAAGTAAAGATTCCTTGGGACAAAATGCGTCCCTATTCGCCGGCGGCGCAGGGTTTTGACGAATACTATTGGGGCCCGCTGCGGAACTATCGAGCTAATTTCGACTTGCAGACCCACGAACTATTGCCGCAAATGAAGCAGGTTGCCAATAGCGACTTTCGTATCGACGTGCAAACTGAAGCGGCCGTCAGCTTTATCGACCGCAACCACGACCAGCCCTTTTATCTGCAGCTGAACTACTACGGTCCGCACACACCGCTGCAAGCCACGCAGAAGTATCTGGATCGGTTTCCTGGCGAGATGCCCAAGCGACGCCGGTATGCATTGGCGATGATCTCCGCGATCGACGACGGCGTCGGACGCGTGGTGCAGCGGTTGAAGCAGCACGGCCAGTTGGACAATACATTGATCGTGATGACTAGCGACAACGGCGCGCCGCTGAAGATGACCAAGCCGGACACGCCGATCGGCCGCGATCCCGGCGGCTGGGACGGTTCGTTGAACGATCCCTGGGTAGGAGAGAAAGGCATGTTGTCCGAGGGCGGTCTTCGCGTGCCGATGATCTGGAGTCTGCCCAGCCAGTTGCCCAGTGGTCGCAGTTACGACTGGCCGGTCAGTACGTTGGACATCGCGCCTAGTGTGCTGCAACTGGCCGGCGGAGACCTCCAGCAGGCGGCCGAAGAACTGGATGGGCTCAATATCTTTCCGCGTCTGAACAGCATTCAAATCCCATCGACGCGAACCCTGTACTTTCGGTTCTGGGATCAAGCGGCGATCCGTCGCGGCAAGTGGAAATACATCTATGTGGGGGCCGGACAGAGGTATTTGTTTGACCTGGAAAGCGACCAGCACGAACATCAGAACCTGATCGACAAGCATCCGGAATTAGCCGCGTCGCTGCATCAAGCTTTGCAGGAGTGGTCGGACGATTTGACCCCGGCCGGACTGCCGACAGGAGAGCACCAACGGGAGCAGAAGTGGTATAGGTTTTATTTTGAATGA
- a CDS encoding hemin uptake protein HemP, producing MGTRSLARDLRYTSNMSAPDDPPALNSVPPNLDSTDRPRAEHEPPRVLASQDLFLGRNEVWIKHHDQMYRLRRTTSGKLYLCK from the coding sequence ATGGGCACACGCTCATTGGCACGTGATCTGCGTTACACGAGCAACATGAGTGCCCCTGATGATCCTCCCGCCCTGAATTCGGTCCCACCGAACCTCGATTCAACTGACCGGCCGCGCGCCGAACATGAGCCACCGCGTGTGCTGGCCTCGCAAGATCTTTTTCTCGGTCGCAACGAGGTCTGGATCAAGCACCACGATCAGATGTACCGGCTTCGACGCACCACGTCGGGCAAGTTATACTTGTGTAAATGA
- a CDS encoding energy transducer TonB, protein MNLPLRSTCISLLIHAIAAATLWCLPLTIYERFRPTGQQRVTAISLRLASPPAPNVSATTLTLSRVDPVSQAEPLPPERAQSLTPTVPARADVPMRPADLPASVQAPPTPEFVSVRRPPPPELPEVKTQQQETLPRRMASQSTPPSVDIVPLAQAVGLEPKTPADFSANRPPQYPASAVRQRLEGTVTLRLRVDLEGKVVEVEILKSSGHQTLDMAAAEAVQQWQGKPAQRFGRSIASEEILPVRFRL, encoded by the coding sequence ATGAATCTTCCCCTTCGCTCGACGTGCATATCGCTGCTTATTCACGCGATCGCTGCCGCCACGCTGTGGTGCTTGCCGTTGACGATTTACGAACGTTTTCGTCCCACGGGTCAACAGCGGGTCACCGCGATCTCGCTGCGACTTGCCAGCCCGCCAGCTCCTAACGTTTCCGCTACGACCCTCACGCTTTCGCGCGTCGATCCGGTTTCGCAAGCCGAGCCGCTGCCGCCGGAACGAGCTCAATCGCTAACTCCCACGGTCCCGGCGCGAGCCGATGTGCCCATGCGGCCAGCCGACTTGCCGGCGTCGGTACAGGCGCCGCCCACGCCCGAGTTCGTAAGCGTGCGTCGCCCACCTCCGCCAGAACTGCCAGAGGTCAAAACGCAGCAGCAAGAGACGCTTCCGCGGCGAATGGCCAGCCAGAGCACGCCGCCGTCGGTGGACATCGTTCCGCTAGCTCAGGCAGTGGGATTGGAACCGAAGACGCCAGCCGATTTTTCCGCCAACCGCCCTCCTCAATACCCGGCCTCCGCGGTCCGCCAACGACTCGAGGGCACCGTAACGCTGCGGCTTCGCGTCGATCTTGAGGGAAAAGTCGTGGAAGTGGAAATCTTGAAATCTAGCGGGCACCAAACGTTGGACATGGCTGCAGCCGAAGCCGTCCAGCAGTGGCAGGGAAAGCCCGCTCAACGCTTTGGCCGCTCCATCGCCTCCGAAGAAATCCTCCCCGTCCGCTTTCGACTGTAA
- a CDS encoding site-specific integrase, with amino-acid sequence MQPIDDTRFSNKAGFRVLASATRHTFATHSLTQGGIDRVPLSHLMDHKDTAMV; translated from the coding sequence GTGCAACCGATTGATGATACGCGGTTCAGCAACAAAGCAGGCTTCCGAGTATTGGCGAGCGCAACACGTCACACCTTCGCGACCCATTCCTTAACGCAAGGCGGCATCGACCGGGTGCCACTATCGCATCTGATGGACCACAAAGACACGGCGATGGTCTAA
- a CDS encoding S26 family signal peptidase, producing the protein MNSEAGKPVARPNPRGPASRWPKPRWPKPRWLARRWPAALALCLIAALLLAAHRAAQVDGWLRQVIVTGPSMQPTVWGPSKRFDCENCGAAIRFHLPPREALPATLRCWNCGTSQTAEQPVDVPGDRVTIDRAAYRWQPLGIPLWQAPPQRGDLVAVTQPPPQATNADVSDSQTNRADTNRAGTNRSLQVKRILAVPGDRLSLRGNELLINGRRVADGLRQLPLEIVVHTQRLDAHVASNRSPAADAPTSRWRWASASDGPVQPSPVTSAASSPQPSWLVYHHESVHDGRPDTIRDDYPCNVTASRRMNPVERFAVTLDVQLPRARQIRVMCWQSAQPRCFAADLGEGRHHLQIGPHHMAVQGNAASAVWREVACDADSVPVDAQRPLAIAGLQLTDGVTLQLTVTRQLHWYVDAADRSRWPSTPLTLGPNRYFIAGDNQPISIDSRAAPKGIHVRQIVGRVRVR; encoded by the coding sequence GTGAATTCGGAGGCTGGCAAACCCGTCGCTCGACCCAATCCTCGCGGGCCCGCTTCTCGCTGGCCCAAACCTCGCTGGCCCAAACCTCGCTGGCTCGCTCGCCGCTGGCCTGCCGCGCTCGCCCTGTGTCTGATCGCCGCTTTGCTCCTGGCCGCGCATCGAGCCGCTCAGGTCGACGGCTGGCTCCGCCAAGTGATCGTCACCGGCCCCTCGATGCAGCCCACCGTGTGGGGGCCCTCGAAGCGGTTCGACTGCGAAAATTGCGGAGCCGCGATCCGCTTTCATCTCCCGCCACGCGAAGCCTTACCGGCCACGCTTCGCTGCTGGAACTGTGGTACGAGCCAAACGGCCGAGCAGCCCGTCGACGTGCCCGGCGACCGCGTCACGATCGATCGCGCAGCCTACCGTTGGCAACCGCTGGGGATCCCTCTCTGGCAAGCCCCGCCCCAGCGCGGAGACTTGGTGGCCGTTACCCAGCCGCCCCCGCAGGCAACCAACGCCGACGTGTCCGATTCGCAAACAAACCGGGCTGACACAAATCGCGCTGGCACAAACCGTTCGCTGCAGGTGAAACGCATCCTGGCCGTGCCGGGCGACCGGCTATCGCTGCGCGGCAACGAGCTGTTAATCAACGGTCGCCGCGTGGCTGACGGCCTCCGGCAACTCCCTCTGGAGATCGTCGTCCACACTCAACGGTTGGACGCGCACGTTGCTTCGAATCGGTCGCCCGCAGCCGACGCGCCGACTTCGCGGTGGCGGTGGGCAAGCGCCAGCGATGGCCCGGTCCAGCCTTCGCCCGTGACTTCTGCCGCTTCGTCGCCACAGCCTAGTTGGCTGGTGTATCACCACGAATCGGTCCACGACGGCCGCCCCGATACGATCCGCGACGACTACCCCTGCAACGTCACCGCAAGTCGCCGCATGAACCCCGTCGAACGCTTTGCGGTCACGCTGGATGTCCAGCTGCCGCGTGCTCGTCAGATCCGAGTCATGTGTTGGCAGTCCGCGCAGCCGCGTTGCTTCGCGGCCGATTTGGGCGAGGGCAGACATCACCTGCAAATCGGCCCCCACCATATGGCTGTCCAGGGCAACGCGGCCTCGGCGGTTTGGCGTGAAGTGGCCTGCGATGCGGACTCGGTGCCCGTCGACGCCCAGCGACCGCTGGCGATCGCGGGGCTGCAACTCACCGATGGGGTAACGCTGCAGCTGACCGTAACACGCCAGCTGCACTGGTATGTCGATGCGGCCGATCGCTCACGCTGGCCCTCGACTCCGCTCACGCTGGGGCCGAATCGGTATTTCATCGCCGGCGACAACCAACCGATTTCCATCGACAGCCGCGCGGCGCCAAAGGGCATCCATGTCCGCCAGATCGTGGGCCGCGTGCGGGTACGATAA
- a CDS encoding Rrf2 family transcriptional regulator translates to MLSKTAEYALRAVTCLGGQPGRPASANVLFEKTKVPRRYLNRVLQDLVAADLVHSRSGPGGGYELAKATDELTILDVINAVAPLERIHSCPLGLKSHTELCPLHAELDRAYAATEAAFAGVTIKQLLSSTNPTIPLCEVP, encoded by the coding sequence ATGCTTTCCAAAACCGCCGAATACGCTTTGCGAGCCGTGACCTGCCTGGGTGGCCAGCCGGGGCGTCCGGCGTCGGCGAATGTGCTGTTTGAAAAGACCAAGGTGCCGCGGCGATATCTCAATCGCGTGTTGCAGGATTTGGTGGCGGCCGATTTGGTCCACTCGCGTTCGGGGCCCGGCGGTGGGTATGAGTTAGCCAAAGCGACCGACGAGCTGACCATCTTGGATGTTATCAACGCGGTCGCGCCATTGGAACGGATTCACAGTTGTCCGTTGGGGTTGAAGTCGCACACGGAGTTGTGTCCTTTGCACGCCGAACTGGATCGCGCCTACGCGGCCACCGAAGCGGCGTTCGCCGGCGTGACGATCAAGCAGTTGTTGTCGTCCACCAATCCCACCATCCCGCTGTGCGAAGTGCCGTGA
- a CDS encoding protein-disulfide reductase DsbD domain-containing protein, translated as MKRGIQIADLSRTLIEFRCGKIRFRDSILQGMTMLRSGRMTATVLDAPHVGVITLLAGLLAIALVGCNQKPHAQLDASTMIPSEIQWRVRHIQSVNTASKAGHVTVTAALPDQALDTAKEVKVPIEITIEPGFFIYGLVESRSPFTPLSVNVLADDKAVNVEPIQIPKAELIEDGKPVYRNSIAVPLSIRFADPKPSTVTLTITVQFQACNDLACLPPADIIAELEVLITSSPLSLKGEPS; from the coding sequence TTGAAACGCGGCATCCAAATCGCGGACCTGTCGAGGACACTCATCGAGTTCCGCTGTGGTAAGATCAGGTTCCGCGATTCCATACTCCAGGGGATGACCATGCTTCGCTCTGGCCGCATGACTGCGACAGTACTGGATGCTCCGCACGTTGGCGTTATCACGTTGCTAGCCGGATTGCTTGCAATCGCCTTGGTCGGCTGCAATCAAAAGCCGCACGCTCAGCTGGACGCGTCTACGATGATACCATCGGAAATCCAATGGCGGGTCCGGCACATCCAATCGGTCAACACTGCGAGCAAGGCTGGCCACGTTACCGTAACTGCCGCTTTGCCGGACCAAGCATTGGACACGGCGAAAGAAGTGAAAGTCCCAATCGAAATCACGATTGAGCCCGGTTTTTTCATATATGGTTTGGTCGAATCTCGAAGCCCATTTACTCCGCTAAGTGTGAACGTGCTCGCCGACGACAAGGCGGTGAATGTCGAGCCGATACAGATCCCCAAGGCCGAGTTGATCGAAGATGGGAAGCCCGTGTACCGCAATTCGATTGCGGTTCCTCTTTCCATACGATTTGCCGACCCGAAACCGAGCACGGTCACGCTAACCATCACGGTTCAATTCCAGGCATGCAATGATCTGGCCTGCCTGCCACCTGCGGACATCATTGCCGAACTTGAAGTCTTGATTACGTCGTCTCCACTCTCGTTAAAAGGTGAGCCATCATGA
- a CDS encoding TonB-dependent receptor, with protein sequence MLFKTETPFKLALAGLTVFVWQAAATAQDATLPPIEVRPPAQQPSPATDGSVDPQTPSQNAADAGTPPLVTDPVQPPRLDGPVVSNGAGEPAVSGAFEDLPAAPQSQVNGANQTGSGVYSEAFPSLGESLLGGTINDPTGLNSAVRSPSNLFDTPRLGTVVDREDLDRRHASTVYRALQNEVGVMLQQTGNGQLSPYIRGLTGQQVLILVDGIRMNTSILRPGPNQYAATIDPGSIERVEIIRGAESALWGSDAIGGVINFVTRSADPTRGNYCSPYVNQIYSTAEASSYTRTGFSGWYGATGITGGVSYLDVGELDRGGDFGRQPGTDYEQYAGDLKLQRVLAGEHLLTIAMQHFEQNDLKRSDRFLPFVLGPPTNGVIPTQRPTYFDPQQRNLLYGRLEGLLAEDVGFADVYSITFSGMRTKEASVVDRYSGNDPAAVVTRREIGEFDDLGWGTVLSFRKDLDDFGKLTYGTDFYSESIDAERTRIDDPDAPGATPVPTDPQYPDDSQADRVGVYASWYVPLTSRLDATTSVRYENINISGTPNFDTLGPTYFERSYQDWIASIGLTYELTDHLRLVGGYYEGFRAPTIDDLTANKTFLQNNQSTPLVGNLNVEPEHSQTYEVGAKFNYDRLRLQVTEFWTDFDSYINREVIGGERFLTNQQAYLNGTELAGEYLLHRNVALYGNFYYTYGLVTSNDDPIARIPPTQGILGLRFDDYASGSYCDVYTWMVDRADRYAESNLGDSRFIAGGTPGYATLNLRCGRSFGDQHRHRVSLALENITDKYYRVLGSGVDGPGFNAIFGYQLTL encoded by the coding sequence ATGCTGTTCAAGACGGAAACCCCCTTCAAGCTGGCGCTCGCTGGCCTAACCGTGTTTGTCTGGCAGGCCGCGGCCACTGCCCAGGATGCGACCCTGCCGCCCATCGAAGTCCGCCCACCCGCTCAACAGCCGTCGCCGGCGACCGATGGATCCGTCGATCCTCAAACACCTTCGCAAAACGCTGCGGACGCCGGAACTCCGCCGCTCGTCACCGATCCGGTCCAACCGCCTCGCTTGGACGGGCCGGTGGTTTCCAACGGTGCCGGCGAGCCCGCTGTGTCCGGCGCCTTCGAGGATCTGCCCGCGGCCCCACAATCGCAAGTCAATGGCGCAAATCAAACGGGCAGCGGCGTCTACAGTGAAGCCTTCCCATCGCTGGGCGAATCGCTGTTGGGAGGCACGATCAACGATCCGACCGGATTGAATAGTGCGGTACGCTCGCCCAGCAATTTGTTCGACACACCACGCTTGGGAACGGTTGTCGATCGTGAAGACCTGGACCGCCGCCACGCCAGCACGGTATATCGCGCCCTGCAGAACGAAGTCGGCGTGATGCTGCAGCAGACCGGTAACGGACAATTATCGCCCTACATCCGCGGATTGACCGGCCAACAGGTTTTGATTTTGGTCGACGGGATCCGTATGAATACCAGCATCCTGCGCCCAGGGCCGAACCAGTACGCCGCCACGATCGACCCAGGTTCGATTGAACGCGTGGAGATCATCCGCGGTGCCGAGTCCGCGCTGTGGGGCAGCGATGCCATCGGCGGCGTCATCAACTTCGTGACTCGCAGTGCGGACCCCACTCGCGGCAATTACTGCAGTCCCTACGTCAACCAGATCTACAGCACGGCCGAAGCTTCGTCGTACACGCGGACCGGATTCAGCGGTTGGTACGGTGCCACGGGGATCACCGGCGGTGTGTCGTACTTGGATGTGGGCGAACTGGACCGAGGCGGCGATTTTGGTCGCCAACCGGGTACGGACTATGAACAGTATGCCGGTGACCTGAAGCTGCAACGCGTGCTGGCTGGCGAACACCTGCTGACGATCGCGATGCAACACTTCGAACAGAACGATCTGAAACGCAGTGACCGGTTCCTGCCGTTTGTGCTGGGACCGCCCACCAACGGTGTCATTCCCACGCAGCGGCCCACGTACTTTGATCCCCAACAACGGAACTTGTTGTATGGACGATTGGAAGGTCTGCTGGCCGAGGACGTAGGGTTTGCGGACGTCTACTCGATCACCTTTTCCGGTATGCGCACCAAAGAAGCATCGGTTGTCGATCGCTATTCGGGCAACGATCCGGCCGCCGTGGTGACGCGACGCGAGATCGGCGAGTTCGACGATCTGGGCTGGGGCACGGTTCTGTCCTTCAGGAAGGACCTGGACGACTTTGGCAAGCTGACCTACGGAACCGACTTCTACAGCGAATCGATCGATGCAGAGCGGACGCGGATCGACGATCCCGACGCGCCGGGGGCCACGCCCGTGCCCACCGATCCTCAGTATCCCGATGACTCGCAGGCCGACCGCGTGGGCGTGTATGCGTCCTGGTACGTGCCGCTGACCTCGCGGTTGGACGCGACCACCTCGGTTCGCTACGAGAATATTAATATCTCCGGCACGCCCAACTTTGATACCCTTGGTCCGACCTACTTTGAACGGTCGTACCAGGACTGGATCGCCAGCATCGGGTTGACCTACGAACTGACCGATCACCTGCGGTTGGTGGGGGGCTACTACGAAGGCTTCCGAGCACCGACCATCGACGACCTGACGGCCAACAAAACGTTTTTGCAGAACAACCAATCCACACCCTTGGTGGGCAACCTCAATGTCGAACCGGAACACAGCCAGACCTACGAGGTGGGCGCCAAGTTCAACTACGACCGTTTGCGGCTGCAGGTGACCGAGTTCTGGACCGACTTCGATAGCTATATCAATCGAGAAGTGATCGGTGGGGAGCGGTTCTTGACCAACCAGCAGGCATACTTGAATGGTACAGAACTAGCCGGTGAGTACCTGCTCCATCGGAATGTGGCCCTGTACGGAAACTTCTACTACACCTATGGCTTGGTCACCAGCAACGACGACCCAATTGCCCGGATTCCACCCACGCAGGGCATCCTGGGTTTGCGATTCGACGACTACGCCAGCGGTTCGTACTGCGATGTCTACACCTGGATGGTGGATCGTGCTGACCGCTACGCCGAGTCTAATTTGGGAGACTCCCGGTTCATCGCTGGCGGAACGCCGGGCTACGCGACGTTGAACCTGCGGTGCGGACGGTCCTTCGGTGATCAGCACCGTCATCGCGTGTCGCTGGCACTGGAAAACATTACCGACAAGTACTATCGGGTGCTCGGCAGTGGCGTCGATGGGCCAGGATTCAATGCAATTTTCGGCTACCAGTTGACGCTCTAG
- a CDS encoding PQQ-binding-like beta-propeller repeat protein, with amino-acid sequence MRACVFVCCVFSSLAAVSHADDWPQWRGLQRDGVIDEPGLMQTLPEGALPRRWTVPVGPGYSGPTIAAGRVFLTDRQADQKQQTERILCFDAATGKELWSHVYEAVYTIGYKAGPRASVTVHGDRALAVGAMGHFHCLDVETGKVLWQRDLASELDIQMPIWGIASAPLVYQNKIIQIAGGKGKACVIAMDLQSGETVWSALEEPAGYSAPIVIQQGGQDVVVCWTGGSVSGLNPQTGEVFWNIPLKPRNMPINIATPVTDGKHLFVSSFYDGSMMIRLDADRPAATKMWHRVGRDEQNTDALHCMIGTPFLQGDYVYGTDSYGELRCLKIANGDRVWESDAVVPRARWATVHTIHDGQRLIMLNDQGELVFGTVSPSGYSESSRTKLLAPTKIQLPRRGGVTWAHPAIANGVIYARNDEQLVSASLQ; translated from the coding sequence ATGAGAGCCTGCGTGTTTGTTTGCTGCGTCTTTTCTAGCCTCGCTGCCGTCTCCCATGCGGATGACTGGCCTCAGTGGCGTGGTTTGCAACGTGATGGGGTGATCGACGAGCCGGGATTGATGCAAACATTGCCCGAGGGCGCGCTGCCGCGGCGTTGGACGGTTCCCGTCGGACCGGGCTATAGCGGGCCGACAATCGCCGCGGGCCGTGTCTTCCTGACCGATCGGCAAGCCGACCAGAAACAGCAAACCGAACGCATCCTCTGCTTCGACGCGGCAACCGGCAAAGAGCTATGGTCCCACGTCTACGAAGCGGTTTATACGATCGGCTACAAGGCAGGACCTCGGGCGTCGGTCACCGTGCATGGGGACCGCGCGTTGGCCGTCGGGGCGATGGGACACTTTCATTGCTTGGACGTCGAAACCGGCAAGGTTCTCTGGCAACGCGACTTGGCCAGCGAGCTGGACATCCAGATGCCGATCTGGGGAATCGCCAGCGCCCCGTTGGTGTATCAGAACAAAATCATTCAGATCGCCGGTGGCAAGGGCAAGGCCTGTGTGATCGCCATGGATTTGCAAAGCGGAGAAACCGTCTGGTCGGCGCTCGAAGAACCCGCTGGCTATTCCGCACCGATCGTGATTCAGCAGGGCGGGCAGGACGTGGTGGTGTGTTGGACCGGCGGCAGTGTCAGCGGCTTGAATCCACAAACTGGTGAGGTGTTTTGGAACATCCCGCTGAAACCACGAAATATGCCGATCAATATTGCCACGCCGGTGACCGATGGCAAACACCTGTTCGTGTCCTCATTCTACGACGGTTCGATGATGATTCGGTTGGATGCCGATCGCCCTGCCGCGACTAAAATGTGGCACCGTGTCGGCCGCGATGAACAAAACACCGATGCTTTGCACTGCATGATTGGTACTCCGTTCTTACAAGGCGACTATGTCTATGGCACGGACAGCTATGGCGAACTCCGCTGCTTGAAGATAGCCAATGGGGATCGCGTCTGGGAAAGTGATGCGGTCGTGCCGCGAGCCCGCTGGGCTACCGTACACACCATCCATGACGGCCAACGACTGATCATGTTGAACGATCAGGGCGAACTGGTGTTCGGCACCGTCTCGCCCAGCGGCTACAGCGAATCCTCACGTACGAAATTGTTGGCTCCTACCAAGATCCAATTGCCGCGTCGTGGCGGCGTGACCTGGGCGCACCCAGCAATCGCCAATGGCGTGATCTATGCACGCAATGACGAACAACTGGTCAGCGCGTCCTTGCAGTAA